In Acidimicrobiia bacterium, the sequence ATCGCTTGATCGGATCGGTTGTTCAGGTCAGGAGAATGGGTGGTGCTCCTTGGTTGGTGGGGACACGGTTGTCGCCGGCTCCTACCCCGATGGGGGGCGAGGCGGTTCGGTGCCTGGGCATTCATCCGCCACGCACAATGTGGTGGGCATGGAGCGGTACGGCCACAGCAACCGCTGGGCTCATTCACATGCGTCGACCCGCACCAGGGGTGGGGTCATGCCTGATATCGAGCTCGCAGCTGTTGCCGTGTCCGAACCTCACGCCGCCTCTTTCAGGCAGCGGATCTCACCGTCCCGTATCCCGTAGTAGACCAGGGTGAGGAGTTTGCGGGCGGCGGCGACTCGGGCGATGTTGGTGCCTCGACGTTCGGCGATCCGTTGGTAGCTGTCCCGGATCGGGGTTCCGCCCCGCCAGCGGGCCACCGCCTCGACCGCCGCCCATCTGACCAGCGCCGAGCCCTGTTTGGTGATCGACCGGCGGAACACCTTGTCGTCGGATTCCCGATGCCTTGGCGTCAAACCCACCCAGGAACAGAGCCGTTTCGGGTTGGGGAAACGGTCGATATCGCCGATCTCGGCGACGAACACCCCCGCAAAGACCCGACCCACCCCCGACAGCTGCTGGACAGTCCGATACCCAGCGTCGTCGCGCAACTGGAGATGGACCCGCCGGTCCAGTTCGGTGATCTCCCGGTCATAGCGGCCGATCAGGTCCCGTAGCGAGTCGATCCGATGCTCGTAGGCTTCACCGAGCGGTGTCTCTTCGAGGAACCGGGCCCCATGCGGACCCCACAGCGTCGTCAACGACGGTATCACCCCTTCTTTGCCCAACACCGAATGCACCTGGGACTTCAACCCGGTGCGAAGCTGCGACAACTTGTGGCGATACCGCACCAACTCCCGCAGCTGGCGCAGCGACCGAGGAGCGATCCACGACTCAGGCAGACTCCCCACCCGCAACAAGTCCGCCAACAAAGTGGCATCCCGATCGTCGTTCTTGACCCGACGGTTCTCGAACCCCTTCACCCCCAACGGATGTGCCAAATGAACTCGGCCACCAGCCTCCTCAATCACATCAGCCGCCCAATACCATCCCCACGTAGCCTCCAGGACAACCTCGGGTTCGGGGCCGGCTTCCCCGAACCGCCGCCGCCAACGCCATCGGCGAGTTCTCGATCCTCCGCGACGACACCTTTCTGCCATCCGGATCCATGATCACCACCACCGACCGGCGCCTATGCAAGTCAATACCCACGTAACGTGACACAACGGGCCTCCCTTCTCGAGGCGGACATTGACACCCCGAAGTATCGGGGAACCGTCAACGGGGAGCGGAGGCCCGCTCCCTCATCGCATCACATCACGAGCGGTCGGATTTGCGCTGAATCGCCCTCGCCGTTTCCGCGGTCCTTGCCCTGAGATCGGTGAGCTGATTGTTGGCGGAGAGCACATCCGCAGCCTCGACGTCGTGTCCGTTGGCCGGATGGATCAGCAGGTCGGACAGGCTACCCATGCCGCCGAAAGCCGTCAGCAGGTGATCAACTCCGTATTGATCTCCGGCTCTGATCCGCTCTACGTCTCGCTCGACCCATTGAGCCCACACGTCTTCGCCAAACGATCGAAGCAACCCGGCCAGCTCAGTCGCAGCTTCGATGAGTTGGTCGGGTGAGCCGGCGGCCTTTGAATCGTTCATTTCTTCATGATGGCGTCTCCGCCGGGGCATGTCTCGCCTCCGGTTGGACACCTGTGGCTCGCCGTCATCCCTCATGGCCTTCGTGGGTCACCGTTTCGACCGGGAGAAAGCGCTTGGCGCGCCTCATGCTGAACACGATGGCGGCAACCAGCATGGTCACGATGATCGCCAATGACAGATAGGTGTTCATGTGAAACCAGTGCGAGATCGCCATCTTGATGCCGACAAAGATCAAGATTCCGCCGAGCGCGTGCGACAGGAAGTGGAAACGGTCCTTGGCGTTGGCCAGCAGGAAGTACATAGCCCGCAGGCCGAGGATGGCGAACGCGTTCGAGGCGAACACCAGGTAGGGCTCATTGGAGACGGCCAGGATGGCGGGGACCGAGTCGACGGCGAAAATGACGTCGGTGATCTCGACCACGAACAAAGCGGACAGCAACGGAGTGGCAGCTCGCCTCCCGTTGAGTCTGGTGAAAAACTTCTGTCCGTCGAGCTGGTCGGTGACGGGCATGATCTTGTGCAACAACCCGAGGCCGCGAGTGGCTTCTTTGGCGCCCTCGTCGGCCCGATGGCGAATGACCTTTACGCCGGTGTAGACGAGGAATACCCCGAATACGAGCAACAGCCACCAGAACCGGCTGATGAGAGCGGTCCCCAACAGGATGAAGATCGCTCGCAGAGCGAGAGCTCCAAAAATGCCCCAGAAGAGAACCCGATGTTGATATCTCAAGGGGATCGCCAGGGTGGAGAACAACATCGACCAGACAAAGACATTGTCGACACTGAGGGACTTTTCGATCAAGTACCCACTGATGTACTCACCAAAGGCGTCGTAGCCGAAGGTGACGGCAATGAAGACCGAGAACGCCAGCCCGCATGCCACCCACACAAGCGACTCGTACAGCGCCTCTTTGGGAGAGGGGGCGTGTGCGTCACGGTGCCGGTACAGATCTATCGCCAGCAGAGCGACGATGATCACGAGCAGGGCGGACCAGGCCCACGCGGGCACATCGAGATCGACAAAACTCGAACGGTCGCCTTCAGCCGCGGCCAGTATCAATTGAGCATCCTTTCGACTATCACCAGACGGACAGTCGAAGGTCTCGCTCTCACCGGGACGGGTGAGCCGGGGAACCGGGCAGCGCACTGCCGGACTGACGGCCGATCCCGGGGGCTACTCGCCCTCGACGACCGTATTCTGGCCTGCGTAACAGACCGCCGCAAGGCCGTCCTTCACCGCGGCAGCGTCGTCTCGCGCCTAGAAGCCGTGCTCTATGCTCGGCCCATGGAGAAAGTGGTTGACCGTCTCCGCAGGTGGAACGATTCGGCGGTGCGGTATCACACCCGGCTCGTGTTGGACGGGGCTGAGCCGGACACCGCCGAGATGCGGACCAGGGCCGACGAGGTACGCGCGAGTCCAGACTGCGGTGCGGTAATCGATGGCAGTTTTGTGGACCCACGCCACGCCTACCGCAAGTGGCAGGGCGCTCACTGGGCACTGGTGCAGCTAGCCGAACGGGGCCATCCCGGTGGAGACCCACGCCTCGAACAGGTACAGGAGGTCGTGTTCGCATGGATCCTGTCGCCGGCGTTTCTGAAACCGAACTGGACCCGGCACATCGAAGGACAGTCCGATCGGGTGCGACGTTGTGCCTCGATGGAGGGCAACGTTCTCTGGGCAAGCCTGCAGCTGGGCCTGATGGACGAGCGGTTGCAGGTGCTTGCGGATCGGCTCGGGACAATGCAATGGCCCGATGGGGGCTGGAATTGCGATGTGCGCCCTCAAGCGCGCCGGTCATCCTTCGTAGAGACCGTGCTGGGACTGCGGGGCCTGGCGGCTTGGGTGGAGGCGACAGGCGACAGGACCGCCAATGGCACGCTCGAAAGAGGTATCGAGCTTCTGTTGGAACACCACCTGCTCTTTCACCGCAGTGGCGCCCTGATGGTACCCAACTGGGGGCCCCGACCCGACAAGATTGGATTCCCGATCCGTTTCTTCGATGTTCTTCTTGTTCTGGAGCTCATGGCCGACATCGGCTGCCTCGACGACCCGCGCTGCAATCGGGCCCTCGACCTACTCCTTTCCAAACGCACCGCGGACGGTGGATTTCCGATGGAGGTGAGACGGGCCCGCACCGCAACCGAGATCTGTAGCAATTGCACGTTCGCCGAGTGGGGGCCCGGTGGGAAGACCCAGACAAACCCCTGGGTGACCATCCGCGCCCTTCGGGTGCTCGGAGCCACCGGCCGCCAGCAGTGATCTGCCTCGTGCATTTGACGTCGTAGTAACCGGCCGCAGAGTCGGAGGGTGGGCCGAAAGAGGTGGCGATGCTTCTGGGGCTACGGCGCGCCGGGCGAATCCACCGGCAAGTCGAACCGAATGACTGCATAGGCCAGCAACGCCGAGCCACCGGCGGGGAGTTCGCCTGGAAGGCCATCGCGACGAAAGGCGCCGAGCCGCTCGGCGAAAAAGCCCTGCGCACGCTCATGGGAACGCTCGACAGCCTCCCCAACCACGGAACCTGCCTCGTCGAGTTGCCCGGCCCTGACTAGATATTCGATGAGGCTCAGCTCTGTCACGTGGCCAATCAGGGAGGTGGGATTGGGGAGGCCACCATCGAGGAGGCGCCGCATGGATTCGATCCACGGCAAGGCTGCACCCTCGATCGTTTCGACGATGTCGGCGGTGGCATCCGGTCGGATGGTGGAGTCCACCAGGTTCCACTCGAGCCACCGGGGAGGGTCGAGCAGATGCCCCAGATGACGTCGTGCCACTTCGTCCCCGGTCGCCAGGGGTTGCCCGATCTCCTTCCGCCACTTGCCGATCGTGCGGTCGCCGAGGTGGATTTGAACCCAGAGGCCGACGAGTTCTCCCGCTACGTTCAGCCGGTTTGACACGAACTCCACCCTGGCGGAGATGTCACCATCCCGACGGCTCAAGTGAGGCCCGCTCCTGGCGTAGCGCCAACCCGATCCGGAGAAATGGCCTGCTACCGCGTCGACCACCGACATGAACACGGCTCTCGGGGTCTCGACCCCGGGCCGACGGGGCGCAAACCGGCCGATGGCCTTGTCCTGGGCGATCTGCCGGATCAGCTCGTCGGTCGTCTCCGCCGTCCGGCGACCAGCGTTACCCGGTTTGCGCTTTCCCGGCCATGGCATCTCCCAAGCATAGGAAACGCGCCGGATTCCGACGGTCGCCCTGTCGAGGCACGGTCGTTTAGCTCTCGCGACCGGAGGCAGTCGTAGCGTTCCACGGAGCATCGCCTGACAGGTCGCTTCGATACGCGGTTGGACCTATTCTGTTGCGAGGGAGGAATCGTGACTTTCCAGACAGAATTCAAGAGCCCGCTGCATCAGACCGTCTCTACGACGAAGACCGACTTCTGGAACGACTCCTGTTCGATCTCCGAACTCACCTACGCGATCGAGCACGGGGCAGTAGGTGCGACGAGCAACCCGACGATCGTCGAGCAGGTGCTCCGGCTGGAACGGGACCTTTGGAACGACCGAATCCACCACGTGATTGCCGAGAATCCTTCGTGGACCGATGAAGACGTGATGTGGAAGATCTTCGAGGAGATCGGCGTCAAAGGCGCCGAACTGCTCCTTCCGGTTTTCGAATGGGAAGAAGGCAAGAAGGGCCGATTGTCGATTCAGACCAATCCGTCCAACTATCGGAACGTCGATCGAATGGTCGAACAGGCAGTTCACTTCGCCTCGCTTGCCCCCAATGTCCAGGTGAAGCTGCCGGTGACGAGCCAGGGTATCGTCGCGATCGAGGAAGCGACCTACCGGGGCGTGAACGTCAATGCGACGGTCAGTTTCACGGTACCGCAGGCAATCGCGGTCGGTGAAGCTGTGGATCGGGGCCTGGCGCGTCGCCAAGCAGAGGGTCTGCCCACAAACGACATGACTCCCGTGTGCACGATCATGGTGGGACGAACCGACGACTGGATGCAGGTCGTGACCAAGCGGGACGGCATCATCGTGAACCCTTCGTATCTTCCCTGGGCAGGGGTGGCGGTCTTCAAAAAGGCCTACGGCATCTTCCAGCAGCGCGGGTTTGGGGCCCGGTTGCTGGCCGCCGCCTACCGGCACCACCTGCACTGGTCCGAGTTCATAGGAGCCGATGCAATTCTGACGATTCCTTCGGGATGGCAAAAGCTGTTCAACGCTTCGCAGGTCGAAGTTCGTGAGCGGATGCAGATACCCGTGGATCCGAAGATCGTTGCCGAACTGAGCGATCGGATCCCGGACTTCCGCAGGGCATACGAGCCGGATGGCATGACCGAGATCGAATTCGACACTTATGGAGCCACGGTCAGAACACTGCGCGGCTTCATCGCTTCGTACCACGAGTTGATCAGAGTGATTCGTGAGGACTACATGCTCCCGAATCCGGATGTGAAGTAGACCCGGGAGGCCGGCGCCGATCCCAGCAGGCGGATCGGCGTTTCGAAGTCTCGGTGCAGCCGCGATCGAGCACGAACCGCCGCGAAAAGACCTGGTTCCGGCAAGCCAAACCAACTTCACGTCGTTGCAATCGATTGCCGGACTAGCCTCTCGATGGCAGATTCACCAAGCCCGGAGGAACGCCCGCATGACAAACGAGCTCGGCTTCGCCCCGTCGGAAGACCCATTCGTCGTCCAGCACGGCGGCTTCTACCGGCGCTGGCTATCGATGATCGACGACCTCGACGAGTTGCAGACCACGGTGGCAACGCTCAAAGGCACCACCCAGGATCTCTGGGTACCGGTGTGGCGGGAGGCCGGCCTCAGACACGAACAAGAGGGCGACCGGCAGGAACTCCTCGGTGACTACCAACGAGCGCGCAAGGAGTTCCTCCAGGCCAAGACCTACTACGCGATCGGGAGGTTTCCCGCAGAGATAACAGACGTCAAACGAACAATCAGCGATGACTGTGCCCGCGCATATCGCAAGGCCTGTGCCCATCTCGACCCGCCACTCGAGGTAGTGGAGGTGCCCCATCAGGGCGCGACAATCCGATCGCACTTTCGGGCTCCCGCCGAAGCCTCCGGCAACCAGCCGGTGCCGGCCGTGCTAATCATGTGTGGAGCAGACGTATTCAAGGAGGACCGCGGCTGGGCCGGCGACATGGCTCTCGACCAGGGCATGGCCTCACTGGTTATGGATGCGCCGGGAACCGGCGAGAACCCCTTCCCGTGGGCCCCCGAGTCGGTGTCTGCCTGGGAAGCAGCGCTGGACTGGCTGGCGGATCGGCCCGAAGTGGACGCAGATCGCATCGGGGCCTTCGGTATCTCACGCGGCGGATATTCGGTGATGCAGTTGGCCGGAGTTGCACCAACCAAGGTCAAAGCCGTGGCGGCCAACGCTGGTCACCCTTTCGGGTATCGCATGAGCGACGAGGAACTTGATGTGTTCGTCGACCACGCCAATCAGCGTGCTTCATGGCAATTCGGTGAGCCCGGGGGTCCCGGATTCTTCCCCTCCACCTCGCGCGAAGAAGAACGGGAGAAGTTCGCCACATGGGCCCTGTCGGAGCAAGGCATCCTCGAGAACATAACTATGCCCGTGCTCATGATCAACGGCAAGCATGATCACCTGGCGCCGATCGGCAACATCTACTTCATGTTCGAGAACGGCCCCGTGACGGGCAAGGAGGCTCGCATCTACGCTGACGCCGGCCACTGCGCCTTCAAGTACTTCGACGATTGGGCGCCGGCCACCTTCCGGTGGCTGGCCGACAAGCTCGGGGGCGGGCAGCCTTCTTGACATCGCCGCCGATAGCACCGTCATCGGTGCGTCTATTGGCGCAACCGCTTTGATGGCCGGTGTGGTGCTGGTCGTCTCCGGCGTCGCGCTGACCGCCGGTCAGTCACCCGTCTTCCGTTAATCAGCCAACACTTCTGCAACAGACGGCGGCAATGAGGAATCCGGCGGAGGACTGAAACTGATCAGGATGTGGTCGGCACCTGCCGCCCGGTAGGCCGCCACGCGCTCAACCGTTTCAGAAAGGTCGCCGGAGAATCTGAACTGCACCGACACTTCGATCTCGCCCGGGTCGCGCCCGATCTCCGCGCACGATTCGACGAGCAAGGCTTTCCGGTTCCGGAAGAGGTCCAGATCGTTGGTGTAGTCGGGGAAATTCCATTGGTCGGCCCATTTGGCCGCCAGCGGGATGGTCCGGCGGGGGCCTGTCCCCCCTATCACAAAGGGCGGGCGCGGGGTTTGGATCGGTTTGGGCTCGAAGACCGCCCCGGTGATCGTTCGATAGGTTCCCTCGAAACTGAACACCTCCTCGGTCATCAGGCCATGCAGAATCGCGAACGTTTCGTCGAGCAGTTCGAAGCGCTCCGATATTGGAGGGAGGTCAATTCCAAACGCCCGATGCTCCCCTTCGTGCCAACCGGCGCCCACGCCGATCTCGACCCTGCCGCCGGACATGCGGTCCAGGGTCACCGCTTGCTTGGCGAGAACTGCTGGATGGCGGAACGTATTGGCGCTCAACATCGCTCCGAAGCGAATTCGCTGTGTGACCGCCGCCAATCCGCCGAAAAGGGTCCACGAGTCCATGATCGGTGAAGCCGGGTCAGATTTGGGCGGATGCAGATGATCGTTGAGCCACACTGCGTCCCAGAATCCGCCCTGATCCGCTTCGACCCAGACGTCACGGAGCTGCGCCCAATCTGCATCCTGCGACCAGACTTTGAACGAGTACCGCACCCTAGGACCCGCTTCCTCACGTTCCATCGGACGGATTCCCGCTACTTCAGGTACCGATCCAGGTAGCCCAGCACATGGGTAATGGCTTCGTGCTGGACGTCGTTGACTTCGTAATCGCCGCCGGCGCCGCGCTTTGGATAGACGTAGCCATGGAGGTCGTGGTCGTACGAAACCCAATCGACCTCTTTGCCGGCCTCGACAAGCAGGTCGTAGTTGAGACGGAATATCCCTTGCAGTTCGTCCGTCTCACGCCCCATCACAAGAATGGGGGTTTGGATACCTGAGATCCGCTCCATAGCAAGTGGATAATCGATCCTGCGACGTACCTTCTCGACCTCCGTCATCATCATCGACTCAATGTTCCGCAGCTGCGTGTCCTCATTGACGAACGCCGTGTCGTCGGGAGTCAGGGCCAGATACTCATGCGACGCGGGCTCGCTGGCGACGGCCACCGCCGCTCCGTGGTACTCGGAAGCGAGCTTCATCACCATCTCGCCCCCATGGCTCATGCCGATCAGCCCCACCCGGTCCGGGTCGACATAGGGAAGAGTCTTGACGTATTCGATGATGGCGATCTCGTCCTCATATTCGAGCGGTGAGCGATTGAACAGCTCCCGACCCTGCCGCATGTCGCGAATCAGTGGTCCACCGTTGTGGTAGCCGAGCTCGACTTCAGTCCGATACCGCAGCCACGCGCAGGCGTAACCGGCCTCAACCAGCCGATCCATGATGTAGCCCCGGTTGGCTATTGCGTCGCGGATCCAAGGCATCCCCTCTCCACCGTTGCCGGATGCCAGTAGAACGACGGGAAATGGTCCATCGCCGTCGGGCCTTCGCATGCCGATCGGCGCATAGAGGCCGTCCCAGACCTCGATGTACATCAGATCGCATTCGGCGCCGGCGATCGTCTCGGTTACAACCACGCGTTCAGAATCCACCAGATTCTCCTTCTTGCCTATCGACTACCGGGACGCCATGAGACTCCCGGTCGGGCTTTGCGAGCTTACCGGCGAGGACAGATCCGAGCACCCGCCCCGGCCCAATCATCCCGACGAAACCCCAACTGAGTCGAGGAAGGGTCGCACCTCGACGGCTTTGCCGTTGAGTCGACTCGACTCGATGGCAGTGTGGACGATGGCGAGTGCTCGAATGGCGTCGTCCACCTGTACCTCGACGATTGCCTGTCCCCGGGCTGCGCGTGCGAACTCCTCGAGTTGCTCGCGGAACATGTCGGTTGCGGGAAGGTCGACCGGAGTGCGTTCCTGCTGCCCGTATGCCTGCGAAACCAGACTCGACCAGGCATCCGCCTCGTGAGCATCATCCCAATGCGAGAAGTCGAGGTCATACATCAGGTTCTGCCGGCTCCCCTGCAACCGGATCTGATAGATCCCGGGAGAGGCCCAACCGCAACCTAGATAGCCGAGAGCTCCAGACTCGAACTCCAGGATCGCCATCGTGGTGTCCGGCACCTCGGCACTGGTGTACAACTTCCGCGTGTGGGCAGACACAGCCGCAACCGGGCCGAGCAAGTACTGGAGGTTGTCGGCGTGATGAACTCCCAGTTGGATCAGCGGGCCCCCAGGTGTCTTCGACAGGTACCAACGCCAGGTCTCCGGCGTGAGTTCGAGCCCGCGTTCGTTGGAGAAGTTCGCCTCGACCATCGAAACGCCACCGACCGTGCCGTCTTCGATCCACCGTTTCATAACCCGACTACCGGCCAGGCGTCGAGCACTGTGCCCGACCGCGAAGACGCCACCGGTTTGATCAACGACCTTCTTGATGGCCAGGGCATCTTCGAGCGTCTGGGCGATCGGTTTGTCGGTATATACGGCTTTGCCCGCTTCGAGTGCCCTGATGATCAGGTCCTTGTGAGTGTCATTGGGAGTCGTGATGACAACGCCCTCGACGTCGGGGTCGCTCAACAGCTCCTCGTAGGAGGCGGCCGACTTGGGTACACCGTATTCTTCCTGAAAGGCGGTACGGCTGTCCTTGGATCGCGAGAAGCACGAATACAGCTCGACTAAATCGCCTCGTTGGGCACCGCGCGCCAGCACCCTGGCCCAACGACCAAGACCAACGGATGCAAGCCGAACCTTGTCACTCATCGTTCCTCCATATCCGCTTCGGATCTCGAGATCGTCACAAACACCCGTTCCTCGATCGTCGATACGAACCCCAATATCACTTGACGCCGCAATTTCCCCCATTATGGTCATTTCGTGCAATCGATTGCACACCGTCAGGCGTAGCCAAACGATCTACGCCCGCTGAGGAGGAAGAATGCCCACTCGCAACCGTGGCTCCCGCAAAGCTCGAGGATGGTTCGCGCTACTCATCGTCTTTGCGTTGGTCGTAGCCGCCTGTTCATCGAGCGACGACAGCTCGGACACGACAACACCCGGCGCAACGGATACAACTGCCGCTGGAGGAGGAGACCCCTCCGATGTCCAGAACCCCGGTGTATTCGTTCATGCTGCCGATGATGAGCCAACTACGCTCGATCCGGCTCAGGTCGAACCGGGCGAAGGCGGGGAGACGATGATCCTCCAGGTTTACGAGCGACTCCTCGAGATTGCTCCGGTCGGACCGGACCTCGTCCCGTCGATATCTACGGAAGTACCGACGCTGGACAACGGCCTCATCTCGGCAGACGGTCTGACGTTCACCTTCCCAATCCGACAGGACGTTGTCTTTCACGACGGCAGCCCGCTCACGGCCCAAGATGTCAAGTACTCGTGGGATCGGGTCATGACGATGGACCTTCCCGAGTCGGCCGCCGACTTGCTCAACGACACCGTCGTTGAGACGAGAGTCGTTGACGAGTTCACCTTCGAGGTGGTTCTCCAAGAACGGAGTGCTTCATTCCTGCGTGCCGTCGTGACATCAATGGTCGCCTCGGTCGTCAGCGAGGACGCGGTCGAGGCCAACGGCGGGATCGTGGCGGGCGAACCGAACGAGTTCATGTCCACGAACATGGTCGGAACCGGACCCTACAAGTTCGTCGTATGGAACCGGAACGAAAACCTCCAGTTCGAGATCTTCGAGGATTATTGGGGCACACCGGCCAACCTCGACTTGCGGGTTGAGATCGGATCTGATCCGGATGTGCGGGTTCTCGGCTTGCGCGCCGGCAACTTCGACATGATCGAGACCGACCCCTCGTTCATCGGCGACCTGGAGGGCGCCGACGGTGTTGTCATCTACAGCGGAGGCCTTCTGCTCGAGCCGATTCACATCGGTTTCAATCTCAACATGCCGGAGGATGAGCTTCCGGACGAGGACACGATCTCCGGTGACTTCTTCAACGATCCGAGGATTCGTCAAGCGTTCAACTATGCCTACGACTACAACGCCTTCCTAGAGGGAGCTCTTGGCGGATTCGGGGACTTCAACCCCCACTACATTCCAATCGGCGTGTTCGGATATGACCCGACGGCACCGTTGTACGACAAGCAGGATCTGGCCAAGGCCGAGGAACTCTTCCGCGCTGCGGGAGTGTGGGACGAAGGCTTCACGGTTTCGGTCATTACCGAGGAGGCCAACCTCTTCGAGACTGCTGCCCTGGTGCTGAAGGACTCCATCGAGGGCCTCAATCCGAACTTCACGATCCGGGTACTGGCCGTCGCAGAAGCCCAATTCGACGATGCCCACGCATCCGACCCCGTGCCCTACGCAATGTGGGTCAAGAACGCCGACCCGTTCGCTGATCCAGATGCCTACCTGCAGGCGTACGCTCACCCGGATGGCGAGTGGGGTGTGGTTCACGGCTTCCGCAATGGCTACCAGGACCCTGATCGGATCGCCGAACTCATCGACGAAGGCGCCCAGGAACTCGACGCTGACCGGCGAGCGGAAATCTACGCCGAGCTCCAGAGACTCCTCTACGAGGACCCGATGTGGCTCATCACTGCCCAAGAGGGTATTGCGAACGCTCATCGAGATTGGGTGGAAGGATTCGTCCTCAACCCGCTCTGGCCGCGTCCAAACGTCAAGTTCGCGCTTTTCGACAAGTAGACGAGGAAAAAGAGGGGACGCCGGCCGTGCGGCCGGCGTCCCCCAACAAACAGCCTGCTCCTGAATAGATCGACGTTGCCTGCAAACGACCTCCACAAGGACTGAAGACTCATGCAGATCAAGGACTACGTTCTCAGGAGGTTGATGATCCTCCCGATCCTCGTAATCGGCACTTCGATCATCGTCTTCACTCTCACCCGGGTCGGCGGCTCTCCAATCGGGATCTACCTCTCTCATGAGATGAGTCCCGCCGAGGTGGTGGAAATCGAGGAACGATTCCATCTCGACGAGCCACTCCCGGTGCAGTACGTCTATTGGGCACGAGGCGTCTTAGCCGGCGACCTGGGATGGTCCGGAGTCGCGGCGGCACCCGTCACACAGGTTTTCCCACAGAAGCTGGCCGCTTCGATGGAACTGGCG encodes:
- a CDS encoding ABC transporter substrate-binding protein produces the protein MPTRNRGSRKARGWFALLIVFALVVAACSSSDDSSDTTTPGATDTTAAGGGDPSDVQNPGVFVHAADDEPTTLDPAQVEPGEGGETMILQVYERLLEIAPVGPDLVPSISTEVPTLDNGLISADGLTFTFPIRQDVVFHDGSPLTAQDVKYSWDRVMTMDLPESAADLLNDTVVETRVVDEFTFEVVLQERSASFLRAVVTSMVASVVSEDAVEANGGIVAGEPNEFMSTNMVGTGPYKFVVWNRNENLQFEIFEDYWGTPANLDLRVEIGSDPDVRVLGLRAGNFDMIETDPSFIGDLEGADGVVIYSGGLLLEPIHIGFNLNMPEDELPDEDTISGDFFNDPRIRQAFNYAYDYNAFLEGALGGFGDFNPHYIPIGVFGYDPTAPLYDKQDLAKAEELFRAAGVWDEGFTVSVITEEANLFETAALVLKDSIEGLNPNFTIRVLAVAEAQFDDAHASDPVPYAMWVKNADPFADPDAYLQAYAHPDGEWGVVHGFRNGYQDPDRIAELIDEGAQELDADRRAEIYAELQRLLYEDPMWLITAQEGIANAHRDWVEGFVLNPLWPRPNVKFALFDK